tcaaaatcaaattatatACCGATAACAGATGGAAAAGTTgcaatttgggaaaatattctCCAAGCAGACATTTACCAGATTATCAGACTAATAGATACTCTCTAAAATCATCACAGACATGCATAACGTAGAAATTTAATAGGTACGGAACTCAGGTATTATATATTGCCGGAACGACAGACTTTGACGACTTTAATGAGGTGAAATACAGGGACACGGCGCTCAATGAAGCTAATGAACGTTAATTCTCTATTAACATGCAAATAcaattacaaataaacaaaactgagacaGTCAGCCGAATTTTAAAAATCACCAAAGAAAATGCAATAGATATAGGGAAGTTGTTTGGATTACTGATAGCTAGATAAAGAGCGCTAATAACGGGCTTGGGCAATATCATTTATTCCGTCCTTTTAGGGAAACTAAGCATTGTTAAACCATTGTTGTTGATtcaatgaaatttcaaaaacattgaTCACTGAGTACAGCGTCAACGTTAGTGCTAGCATAAATGCAATGCACGTCGTAAAGTAAAAAGATATGACCGTTCGCTTCGGTGCAGTTCATTCAAGTAGaaaagagagaatgagagaattTACATTTGCTTTATAGTATTGAATGAATCCAAAAAAAACACTTCAATATTTTTCGTACAATACATTATCTGACGGGacatattcaatatttaattaatttccatGATATTTGTCacgaaggtaggtaggtagaaaggtagggtggttgtcataaagacacacttagacctttcatagctgcattgtgataccactggagcttatcctcaccatacgtgttccttttcaagcCATCCGataactttaataaacgagcaaatcgtagttagttttagatgcgctatgccCGCTACATCAATTGAAAATGCCATGCCAAGAGTGCGGAGCCTCCTTGTCGCTAAGTTTTcatactcacataaaaggtgtctgactgtttcctcttcttctgtatttagacagcttctacagagatcgaagtacgggagtcctcaccttctagcgtggctgcctattaaacaatgatcagttaatacccctatcatttttcttacagcttctctgttaaatcttagcaagatcttcgatagaccgctgttccagttcggccatgtctgtctacttagttcgcatgttgtgaggttttgccagcttgtatttacctttttgatggtctccctgtctataagtaatttacaagtggctataggcatgggtatgagcgccttatccggtttgaGATCAAGCGTTGTAgcggttcgagcaagttcatccgccttgcagctttctgctatattcctgtggcctggcatccagataaggtgcactttgtagcacttagatacgtcatttagtagtttaaaacattctaaaactgtttttgacgagagTGTTTtagattcaagcgcttttattgccgctttactgtccgagtaaatgaagactgcatttgatcaggtaggcgaaatgattggcatactccgagtttatcggagtaagccgctccacctactttgttgtccagttttgagccatctgtgtagatgtttaaatcatttttcttaacaataagcccgttattccattcctctttcgaaggaaatactgtgacaaaatgatttatttaagttGATGTCCTTGgccttacagaaatccgttgtgccagGAATAcaggggaatttttctaaaattgaagagtgtcctctttgattcgttctgagtaggccgatttctcttagtctgagagctgctttggcagctgtttgcttaccgaattgctctattggtaaaaggtTAAGCATAATACTATAtgtagtgcatctgtgggtgtggtcttaagggccccgcagatgcaaagactggccattctttgtacatgtaccatggttcttttaatgtataGCTTATCTAAAGCCGGCTACCATACTAGTATgtcgtatgttaggattggtctgacaattgctgtgtaaagccaatatacgatagatggggagagaccctaacttagtcctatcagctgtttacaagagtataatgctattgtcgccttttttactctatcttcgacttTTGCCTTCCAACTAGTTTtctgtctagtattagacctaagtagcgggcctcatcactaaatgacagtgccgttccacctagagtcggcggagctatatttggaatttgaCGGTGGTCATTGCTGGCAATCTTTGTAGGGGGAACAACGCAAAGGCCTACGTGGACTTTGTGCCGTAACTGCAAGACTGTTGGAAGTGCGACTATTCCTCCCCGTGGTGGCCACTGGAAACAGGATACCCCAGCACGGTCATGTCTCTGTTGGGGTCCTGGCTAATATAGTCGGGCGGGAAGGGTAAACTTCCTTGGGTAAGTATAAATCCCAaatccaaggtggaacagcatACCCCGAGGGATGCTTGGCTAGAGGTGGATCTAGTCGCTAGTATGCGTACTTGGGGCGCACTGGCGAGGCCCCATTTCAAAAAAGCCTTCCTGCGCTACCGGGGCACTGGCGCAGGTGACCGATATACCCCTTTACACATACAAAGACGTAACAACAGGAGTCAGGTTGGCAGTACTTGCTAGGGACTACCCCAATACGGTACTGACAACCGAACAAATGGCGGGGAAAAACTTGGCCACAAAACCAGCGATCTTGGGCACTACTTACAAGGCAGGATACCTTGTCCTGCATTGTAAGGAGAGCACATCGGCGGAATGGGTCAAGGCGGCCATCTCAAATGCGTCGCCGTGGGAAGGTGCAACACTGTGGGCCACAGAGAAATCCAAAATTCCTCACTCTCGAATCGCAGTGGGATACTTTCCCAACTCAGTCAAAGTCGAGACAGCCAAGATACTGGACTTTGTGCAGGGGCAGAATAAAGGCCTCAATTTTGATTCCTGGCGCCTGCTTAAAAGAGCCGAAAAAGGCTCCGACGTAACGCTAGTCGTAGCGGTAGATCAAAAATCAGCCGCCAACCTGAAGGAGTACAATGGTAGAGTAAACTACCATTTCATCCAAGTGACCCTCAGGCTGAAATCTAAAAACATAACGACCGAAGAGTTAGTTGACCAAATGGAGGCAGTGGAGTTACAAGAAGAGGATGAAAGTCCTCCCAAAGACTCCGAAAACAAACCAACAAAATGAGGTGCCTCCAGGCAAATCTTCACCATGCTAAGGCTGCTACCACTGAGCTTAGCAGAAGATTTGCCGGAGGTATCAACATAGGGCTTATCCAAGAGCCCTGGATCTACAGAGGTCGTCCTCAAGGCCTCAATGTCCAAAACACACAGGTAATTTATGACAAAAGCGCTGTCAAACCTAGGGCTGCGATAATCATAGATACCAATATTAAATTCTTGCCATTCACAGAATTCATGGATGGCGACACATCAACAATACTGGTCGAAGCGGAGTTTGGTGGAAGCAAGAGAGAGGTCGTAATCGCCTCAGCTTACTTCCCCGGAGACGCCGACATAGTACCACCAGATAAAATCAGAGGCCTAGTGGAGTATTGCCAAACCCACAATCAAACCCTCATTATTGGATGCGACGCAAACTCCCACAATGTGGCATGGGGGAGCACGAATACAAATAACAGAGGTGAGTCActccttgaatttttattacttagtaaTATAACAGTAGTAAACAGGGGTAATAAACCCACTTTTGTAAACGCAATACGACAAGAGGTACTCGATTTAACTCTAATTACTAACAAATCTTTGAATATGATCAGTAACTGGAGAGTCTTGGATGAGGACTCAATGTCTGACCACAAACACATACTCTTTGACCTAAATGGGGTGGTAAAGTTCTCCACATTTTACAGAAGCtcaaaaacagcaaactggaAAAGATACAATGAATGTCTTTCACCTAAGCTTAATAACAGCGTAAGCAAAATAACGTCAACAGAGGAGCTAGAAGAGACAGTAACAGACATGACTGACTCAATTATGGCCTCATATCAAGATTGTTGTCCACTAAAAATGAAATCCTCCACGAAGAGGGTTCCCTGGTGGAACAACGAACTTGACAAACTTCGGAAAGCAACAAGAAAACTATtcaacactgcaaagaaaacaaacaaatgggacgaaaataggaaatccctaactaactataacaaagaactaaggaaatccaaacgaaactcttggaaaaacttctgcgAGGATCTAAAAGACACTCCAGCAACAGCTAGAATCCAAGAATCActttccaaaggtgactcaagtcccataggcacactaaaaggtccaaacggaactattaccaacacattcgtagaaacactagagcttcttctaaagACTCACTTCCCAGATTGTAAAAGTCATGACACATCAGtcgacaatagtctagacatggtaactcaccatcaacggagatcgacggtctcatttgtcaataaaatcataaatttcgaaagggtagagtgggcaattaactcctttaaaccctttaaatcaccagggccggatggaatattcccagcacttctatccaaaggcactgtggaactgatccgagtcatggtgaaaatcttcagagctagcctaatattggaatacattccaaagatatagaggaaagtgaaggtaatatttattcctaagggaggtaGCAAACCCCCggattctccaaaatcttacagaccaatcagtctatcgtcgttcatgttaaagacaatggaaaaactacttgaataccatctaagagaagaagtaatcttcaaaaaaccccttcataagctgcaattttcttaccaaaaagggaaatccacagtcacagcactgcacacactcgttcaaatcaaaaagaaatagcaatatgttcctttatggacatagagggagccttcgacaacgcaaattacaaatccatgcaaacagcactcgagaaaagaggtgcaaacccaatatGCAAACCccataatgcaaaatgccttgaacgcaacatgggaatggtgtaaaaaggaggggatgtcgatcaaccctaacaaaaccacaataatccccttcacaagaaaaagaaagctagagtttcctgcattgaaaataaatgaaacagtgatagaactaaaggaagaggtcaaatatctaggtttaaccttagataaaaaactcacttgggaatcacatataaataatataacagaaaaagccacgaaatccttgtggacaaccaaacaactaCTAGGGAGATCCCGGGGCCTCAGCCCAAGTATGGTCCTCTgaatatacacccaaatggttagaccaatcatactgtatggggcactagtatggtagAGCAAATCTATCcgacaaacagcgataaccaaactgggaaaagtacaaaggcttgcttgcctatgcatcacaggggctatgagaactaccccaaaagctggcatggaagcactccttaatctcccaccacttcatatagcaatccaagaggaagcagctacgcaagcactcatgctacacatgaaagaaaatttcaaattgggcaacctcaccggtcacctaaatatcctaaataaaatcaaaaacaccataagcatggctcaagtttcagaccacattgacccaaccctctgtttcacaaaaggatacacagttacctttcctgagaggatcgagtggaaaacaaacccgaaatggatgaatgatgattcacaaaaatggtacactaatggatcaaaaacaccttatggtgtaggagcagaagtagtggggcccagaatccacaaatcgtacactctcaccagggacaccactatcttccaagcggaactatacgcaataatggaagccacaagagagtaaagatcaaaatactctcggacagccaattagttctaaaagctttagatagctatacctacaactcaaaaaccctcttagaatgccacaaggcactcaataacctggcatccaaaaacaatgtttcattaatttgggtaccgggacatgagggatatgacggcaacgaaaaggcagactttcaagccaaaaaaggagcagatgtaaacttcatcggacctagtcctatgttcggattcaacaaaaacaacctgaaacaaaaagtaaaatactgggccaaaactctattaaatcagcattggaacaacgtagagggccttagacactccaaaaagttcctaagtttcaacgctaaaagagctaacatgcccctcacgttaaacaaaaagagcattcgcactctcacaggcgccctcacgggtcacttcacctgcaacaaacacttacataaattaggcataactaacaccagcacctgcagattttgctgcgaggatgaggagtctatagaacatctcattatcgaatgtccggggttgacgcatagaaggaaaaggtttttaaacaagttcatgcttacagatgaagaccttcaatcactccctcagaaggagctggtacaattcataagcatacttaacagtcaataggcagcatagggtgcacaatagatcaatatggtcgcagtgctaaagggccataccttaaccctttacaaccattaaccattaaccatgcttcgacgtgttgtcctctctcctctaggctcttaaGCAAGGAGTTTgatgccagcacccataggagaggggacagcacaccaccttgaggtgttcctctacTGACTCTTTTCCTGATCTTTGAGGTCCCTAGGGTtacgatcacaaatctgctcaagagcatgtttttgatgaattcAACCAGAGCGCCCGAAATcagtcagtgcctttattatggtatacggtaggatgttgttgaacgcgccctcgatatcaaggaaggctaccagtgtgaattctttattataaattgacttctcgatttctgcaacaagtgagttaagtgctgtttcagtagatttccctttacagtacgcatgttaTGAGATACTAAGCTTATTAGGGCGGATGTTAGCTTTAATATGCTCTACTATTAttctttttactgtttttagaaaaaaagaggATTGGCTAATTGGCCTAAAATCCGTAGGTGTTGTGTGTGAATTTTTTCCCGATTAAGGAATAAAGACAACTATTACTTCTTTTTATACTGATGGGACACTTTTAAGTTTCAGAGTAGCCTTGAATATAGCCGTTAACCACTCCATAATATaattgagtgaatgttgtatttgggccgggaataatccatctggacccggtgatttaaatggtttaaagGTGTTCATTGCCCAGGTTTGCCTGGattcagtgattatttcttcaaagTCACAATTAGGTCTTTCTGTACTATTGTTGATTAATacgttagatgattcgttgctGGGAAAGTGTGTGGCCACTAGCAAGTTCAGAGCTTCGTGACTCAAGATAGTCCAACTCTTAtccggtttttggaggtatccggtggaatagtgtttttttgaaaggattttacgcagtctggaagcctctgtggttccttcgatttctccacagaacgttctccaaccagaccttttcgctttcctaacttcttttttgtaaatttttagcttgaatttgaatttgaagaggtcgagccaaggagcaccaggagatttggtggctcctaaaacactcaggctaaaaagcccattgtatttaaagctctggaaagggggtagatagtcaaggagggagggagaaaagtatcagagaaagagataggaaagagtagagacagagatagagatagttagtcctgtgagaattttccagattctttggcaaatttgtaaatatcctccagttttagagaacgaatattactcattcccatgacatcggaacccaatactcgtagtcgcgctctagcaaaggcaggacactcacagagaaagtgctcagtgctctCCGcatcctccaagcatgacaggcataccgggtcctcgataattccaatggtggtcatatgctgaccccatgggttgtgtcctgtaatgatgccgaccatcaaccgaatgtctttccttctaagttttagtagaaagtttgacagttttctgttcggacttgtcacaaaacattttgcagttctgcagcgttctagaccggaccatcgctctttatgtagattgcctacataatcgttgatccaattcttgattcctgcgggactgattccgattattggctgtggcccctgtgggggcaccgctgatccacggttggccaattcgtcggcaatttcgtttccttgaacaccggagtgtcccggaactcatataagtacaagcctgttttgtcttgcgacagaattaagcttcttcttacattcttgaacaatctttgaggtttgcttcgcgttctccagggccttcaatgcagcctgactgtcactgaagactccaatct
The Anastrepha ludens isolate Willacy chromosome X, idAnaLude1.1, whole genome shotgun sequence DNA segment above includes these coding regions:
- the LOC128870102 gene encoding uncharacterized protein LOC128870102, translating into MAGKNLATKPAILGTTYKAGYLVLHCKESTSAEWVKAAISNASPWEGATLWATEKSKIPHSRIAVGYFPNSVKVETAKILDFVQGQNKGLNFDSWRLLKRAEKGSDVTLVVAVDQKSAANLKEYNGRVNYHFIQVTLRLKSKNITTEELVDQMEAVELQEEDESPPKDSENKPTK